The nucleotide sequence CGCCACAAGGTTGAACCGGGCAGGAACTCTTGCTGGTTGAGAATATTGAAACCGGCTTGCCTGAATTCGGCCTCCACCTGCGCCCGGAAACTCACCGGGGGCTCTGCCAGCGCAGTGGCTGGCTCGCGGGAGGCGCTGTGCTGTCGGGCGGCGCGCTGAAAGGAATCACTGTTGACCGAGACAATCACCGTGTCGCGGCTGACCCGATGAAACTCCTGCAGAAGCACCCGCCGAGCCTCGGCAACGGGCACATGCCGAAACAACTCCAGGCAAAAAATGCAGTCCACCGCATTCGCCGACAGGTCCACGGAAAACGCCGAGCCCTTGAAGGTCTTGACCCGCCGCAGCAGCACTGGAGCATGGTGAACCCGGGCGTGGTCCAGCCTCTCCTGGGACAGGTCCGAGGCCAGGATCACCCGATTACCGTGTTCAGCCAACACTGGCCAGAAACGCCCTGGCCCACACGCCAGGTCCAATACCAGCCCCGGCTCGCCTGCCACTTTCAACGCCTGGCGCACCAGGCGCTCATCACGCCACAACCACAGACGCCGCAGCCACCCCTGTGGACGTGTGTCAGTACAAGTCCGAGCGTGCTCACGGTCACAGCGCTCGGCGAATTCAGCCTCGATGGATGTTAGGGAGGGTGACGGCATCACAAGACTCTTGTGTATGAATCGGTGTAAACGGACCAGGAAGACCCAGCTTACCCATCGCCGCGTGAAAAAAAGGTCGAAACACTCACCGTCCGTCCCTACCAGATCAAGCCTGATGCAGGTACCAGCGCCAGTCCTGCTCACTCACCTCGCCCATGAACTGGCGGTATTCGGCACGCTTGACCGCCAGGTACACCCTCAGAAATTCTGGCCCAAAGGCTTCGCGGGCCCAGTCCGAACCTTCGAGGGCACGCAAAGTGGTCAACCAGTCGCAGGGCAGCAACTCCGTGGCCTGCGCATACCCGTTGCCCTCCACCGGGGCCCCAGGATCGCGGCGTTCGCGAATGCCACGATGGATGCCCGCCAGAATCGCTGCCGCCGCCAGATAAGGGTTGGCATCGGCCCCACAGATCCGGTGTTCGATATGTCGGGAAAGCGCCGGGCCACCGGGCACCCGCAGGCTGACGGTGCGATTGTCGACGCCCCAGGTCGCTGCCAGCGGCGCGTAGCTGTTGCTCTGGAAGCGCCGGTAAGAGTTGGCGTTGGGGCAAAACATCAGCAGTGAGTCGAGTAACGTACTGAGCATGCCGCCAACCGCCTGGCGCAGCAGCGGCGTACCGTCTGGCGCTTCGCTGGCAAACAGATTGTTGCCCTCGGCATCTGCCAGACTGACGTGCATGTGCATGCCGGTGCCTGCGAGATCGTCGAACGGCTTGGCCATGAAGCACGCGGTCATCCCGTGTTTATGCGCCACACCCTTGACCAGGCGCTTGTAACGCACGGCTTCGTCCATGGCTTGCAAGGCATCGTGGCGGTGTTCCAGGGTGATTTCCACCTGCCCCGGGGCGTATTCGGAAATCGCCGTGCGCGCGGGAATGCCCTGCAGTTTGCAGGCGTTGTACAGGTCGGCGAGAAACGGTTCGATCTGCTCCAGTTCCCGCAGGCCGTAGACCTGGGTCGAGCGCGGGCGACCGCCATCCACATCCCGCGCCGGTTGTGGTCGGCCATGGCTGTCGGGCTTCTGGTCGAGCAGATAGAACTCCAGCTCGGCCGCCATGACCGGGTAGTAACCGTCGGCCTTGAGCCCTTCAATGACGTTGGCCAGCAAGTGCCGGGGATCGGCCACGGTGGCCGGCATGCCTTCTTCGGGATGCATGCTGACCTGCACCGCTGCGGTTGGGATCAGCCGCCACGGCATGCGCTGCAAACTGCCGCTGACCGGGTAGGCTCGACAATCGATATCGCCCACCTCCCAGACCAGCCCGGTGTTTTCCACGTCGTCACCATTAATGGTCAAGCCGAGGATGGTACTGGGCAGCGGTCGACCCGTCTCATACACCGCGAGCAATTCATCACGGTGCAGCAACTTGCCACGCGGGACACCGTTGCCGTCGAGGATGAACAACTCGAACATCTCGATATCAGGATGCTGTTCAAGAAAAGTCTGGGCTTCGTGCAGGGAGGCAAAGGCGGTGCTCATGGAAAACTCTCATACGTTCGCGTCAGGCAGGCACACAAGCGCTGCCGGTCAGATGCACAGGGCATCCACGGGGCAATCAACGTAGGGAAGCGTTATCCGGGGGACGCGCATGGCGGCAATGCCACAGCGCCCAGAAGGTCAACTCCGAGGGCAAAGCCCCCGCACGGATCCGTCGACAGACCAAACGGCTTGACGCAACGGCGCCAGGCGATGGCTCGAGGTGAATGTCGGGGCAACCGTCCATGCAGGGATCACAATGAAAAGATACTGGCCAGCCTCACATGCCGGATGCAGGCGTTCAATTCAGTCTTGACGGAGTTTGGTTGTACCCGGACTAAACATTTGGAACTATGGGCGCTTCGCTCATGCCCCAAGGAACCGCCTGGATGAAAGCTCCCTTGACCCTGTGCCTGCTGACCGGCCTGGCATTGCCTGCCCTGGCAGAGACTTCCGCTTCGCGCCTCGACGAGGTGCTCCAGCGCGGTGAAATGACGGTCTGCACCACCGGCGACTACAAGCCCTATACCTATTTGCGGGCGGACGGCCGTTACGAAGGCATCGATACCGCGATGGCCGAAGCCCTGGCCAAAAGCCTGGGCGTGCAGGTGAAGTGGGTGCCCACCACCTGGAAAACCCTGATGCCGGATTTCCTCGCCCAGCGCTGTGACATTGCCGTCGGCGGCATCTCCGTGTCCCTTGAGCGGCAGAAAAAA is from Pseudomonas mucidolens and encodes:
- a CDS encoding class I SAM-dependent methyltransferase codes for the protein MPSPSLTSIEAEFAERCDREHARTCTDTRPQGWLRRLWLWRDERLVRQALKVAGEPGLVLDLACGPGRFWPVLAEHGNRVILASDLSQERLDHARVHHAPVLLRRVKTFKGSAFSVDLSANAVDCIFCLELFRHVPVAEARRVLLQEFHRVSRDTVIVSVNSDSFQRAARQHSASREPATALAEPPVSFRAQVEAEFRQAGFNILNQQEFLPGSTLWRVYVLRKRR
- a CDS encoding glutamine synthetase family protein, whose product is MSTAFASLHEAQTFLEQHPDIEMFELFILDGNGVPRGKLLHRDELLAVYETGRPLPSTILGLTINGDDVENTGLVWEVGDIDCRAYPVSGSLQRMPWRLIPTAAVQVSMHPEEGMPATVADPRHLLANVIEGLKADGYYPVMAAELEFYLLDQKPDSHGRPQPARDVDGGRPRSTQVYGLRELEQIEPFLADLYNACKLQGIPARTAISEYAPGQVEITLEHRHDALQAMDEAVRYKRLVKGVAHKHGMTACFMAKPFDDLAGTGMHMHVSLADAEGNNLFASEAPDGTPLLRQAVGGMLSTLLDSLLMFCPNANSYRRFQSNSYAPLAATWGVDNRTVSLRVPGGPALSRHIEHRICGADANPYLAAAAILAGIHRGIRERRDPGAPVEGNGYAQATELLPCDWLTTLRALEGSDWAREAFGPEFLRVYLAVKRAEYRQFMGEVSEQDWRWYLHQA